The following are from one region of the Magallana gigas chromosome 4, xbMagGiga1.1, whole genome shotgun sequence genome:
- the LOC105325702 gene encoding tripartite motif-containing protein 2, whose amino-acid sequence MDPDDSLQDVKRCDACKTAIVQSYCVICHVSLCKLCIGEHISDDYDNHKVVSFRHRKSTLIYPKCEKHPHKICELQCKDCKKFVCSSCMTSNQHKGHDFEEVLVVFKIKKEIVKNDLEEMEKSISPSYEEGALDLENQLANLSREYEKLTSEISKKGEQWHKEIDIVINKMKTHIIEIKLKHNDILQKYLDEIKKTQPLIKQTLLALKAIENSTEVSTVIEYSSEIGEFSKLPPRINVCLPELIQKPIDREQFYNFFREITPLSTDTKWDVLSQNNFVRKLLDEPELVATIQTGGVNLRSVTCLNEHTIITSGLANNIKCFNVKISLLETMKPKSDKIPNDIAVDRNAYLLYCDGSSGKVYQVKNGQPEEMVILQGWTPIKLCVTSTGDLLVTMFSIDRSKVVRYSGSTEKQTIQFDDEGNPLYSGNSQIKYITENRNHDICVADKAAGAVVVVNQDGKFKWRYIGHPFPTTDEPFKPFGITSDSQSHILTADGDNHCIHILDQNGQFLRYIDNSYCDLKNPYGLCVDNSDMLFVCELYKGTVKKINYLK is encoded by the coding sequence ATGGATCCTGATGACAGTCTCCAGGATGTAAAACGATGTGACGCCTGTAAAACAGCAATAGTACAGAGCTATTGTGTCATTTGTCACGTCAGCCTATGCAAGCTTTGTATAGGTGAACATATTTCAGATGACTATGACAATCATAAAGTAGTCTCTTTTAGACATCGAAAATCAACCTTGATTTATCCGAAATGTGAAAAACATCCACACAAAATATGTGAACTGCAGTGCAAAGATTGCAAAAAGTTTGTTTGTTCTTCATGCATGACGTCTAACCAACACAAAGGGCATGACTTTGAAGAAGTGTTGGTAGTTTTTAAGATAAAGAAGGAAATAGTTAAAAATGATTTGGAAGAGatggaaaaatcaatttctcCTTCCTATGAAGAAGGTGCACTTGACTTGGAAAATCAGCTTGCCAACCTGAGCAGAGAATATGAGAAACTTACATCAGAAATATCAAAAAAAGGGGAGCAATGGCACAAAGAAATCGACATcgttataaacaaaatgaaaactcaCATTATTGAGATAAAACTGAAACACAACGACattttacagaaatatttgGATGAAATCAAAAAGACACAGCCTCTCATAAAGCAAACATTACTGGCATTAAAGGCGATCGAAAATTCTACTGAAGTTTCTACAGTTATTGAGTACAGTTCGGAAATCGGAGAGTTTAGCAAGCTTCCACCAAGGATAAACGTATGCCTCCCAGAACTCATTCAAAAACCTATAGATCGTGAGCAATTCTATAATTTCTTTCGAGAGATCACACCTTTATCAACTGACACAAAATGGGACGTCTTGTCACAAAACAATTTCGTCAGAAAACTACTGGATGAACCAGAACTTGTTGCAACAATACAGACCGGAGGTGTTAATCTACGCAGTGTAACCTGTCTAAATGAACACACGATAATAACGAGTGGATTGGCCAATAATATTAAATGCTTTAACGTCAAAATTTCACTTCTCGAAACAATGAAACCTAAATCGGATAAAATACCAAACGATATAGCTGTAGACAGAAATGCATATTTATTGTACTGTGATGGGTCATCAGGGAAAGTTTACCAGGTAAAGAATGGACAACCAGAGGAGATGGTTATATTACAGGGATGGACACCTATTAAACTGTGTGTCACATCtactggtgatctcctggttaccaTGTTCAGTATTGATCGGTCAAAAGTTGTCCGTTACTCgggatctacagagaaacaaaccattcagtttgatGATGAAGGTAACCCTCTGTACTCAGGAAATTCTCAAATCAAATACATCACTGAaaacagaaaccatgacatctgtgtagctgacaaGGCGGCCGGTGCTgtagtggtggttaatcaggaCGGGAAATTCAAATGGAGATACATTGGCCATCCCTTTCCTACCACGGACGAACCATTTAAACCATTTGGTATTACATCAGATAGTCAGAGTCatatcctgacagcagacggtgacaaccattgtatccacattctggatcagaatggacagtttctccgttacattgataacaGTTACTGTGATCTAAAGAATCCTTACGGTTTGTGTGTTGACAATAGCGACATGCTGTTTGTCTGTGAGCTATACAAAGGCACTGTTAAGAAAATTAACTATTTGAAATAG